In a genomic window of Paramicrobacterium chengjingii:
- a CDS encoding DUF6049 family protein, whose product MTLPSTLARAAVVAAVGLSSLALTPSATAGGHVSTAAESEGDVVLTVELLDTPLLPDSEIRASITVTNPTDDSLSSGHVVLSAGDRPIDSRGELSAFLDPTTADTESSTTLDTLDIPPIDPNSTWTSTPVTVTSEDLELPETFGAYAFAGTYVSGAVTAQSRDAFVFEAGTLPQPATVSVAVPITLPPAANSLITAGDLEAYTSPSGLLSQQLDGVIGHDVALGIDPRIIASIRVLGSAAPDSAVEWLDRLESSPNEIFPLQYADADPTAQLQAGAESLQKPTSLMFGIEPKNFTPPENEEPEAPTPTGTSTPSTNDVGPTSTPTPPVDPDGIPSLESLLDFPYAFPSAVWPADDTVTAADLAGFEQSKLGPVIISSSNTSAGPHTTVDAKITLGDTTAFISDAAASHDLRAAATAASDTAQSDALAALGAKLAVIASESGASNRSILLTLDRTWPTNAERMSSVLSTLESAPGITMGSLGSLETSDRGDVKLVDKPQSDERLSAFSQIASFDDDIASFATAISDPSLLVGRHDAAKLSAYSIGWRSDSTDWAAEVASFEEGTHDVLTSVTIVQSSPILMIADQISIKISVRNSLDLPVHVVMKAAPDNPRLAVESSELTEIPAQTQQSVAIPVTARLGNGDVNLRLNLYTEDGVSLTNSSTVPVTVRADWERIGTIILIGGVSLLFVFGVIRTVLRRRRERAAVATTSDTSKSGDAEHDDETLEGRNDG is encoded by the coding sequence ATGACTCTTCCTTCGACTCTTGCGCGCGCGGCCGTTGTCGCAGCCGTCGGCTTGTCGTCCCTCGCGCTCACACCGTCAGCGACGGCCGGTGGCCACGTGTCGACTGCTGCCGAGTCCGAGGGCGACGTCGTGCTGACTGTTGAACTGCTCGACACCCCTCTGCTGCCCGACAGCGAGATAAGAGCGAGCATCACTGTCACCAACCCCACGGATGACTCCCTCTCGTCCGGGCACGTCGTCTTGTCTGCAGGGGACCGCCCTATCGACTCCCGCGGTGAACTGAGCGCGTTTCTCGACCCCACCACAGCCGACACCGAGTCATCCACGACTCTCGACACGCTCGACATTCCGCCGATCGACCCCAACTCCACGTGGACGAGCACACCGGTCACAGTGACAAGCGAAGACCTCGAACTACCTGAGACATTCGGTGCATATGCCTTTGCGGGAACATATGTGTCCGGCGCGGTAACCGCGCAGTCTCGCGATGCATTTGTCTTTGAGGCGGGAACGCTTCCGCAACCAGCGACTGTGTCCGTCGCCGTACCGATAACACTGCCCCCGGCGGCAAACAGCCTTATCACCGCGGGGGACCTTGAGGCGTACACCTCTCCGTCCGGACTGCTCTCCCAACAGCTAGACGGCGTCATCGGTCACGATGTCGCCCTAGGCATAGACCCGCGCATCATTGCGTCCATTCGCGTGCTCGGTTCGGCCGCCCCCGATTCAGCGGTGGAATGGCTTGACCGTTTGGAAAGCTCCCCAAACGAAATATTCCCTCTGCAGTATGCGGATGCCGATCCGACGGCTCAGCTTCAGGCCGGTGCTGAATCGCTGCAGAAACCAACGTCGCTGATGTTCGGCATCGAACCGAAGAATTTCACTCCACCCGAGAATGAGGAGCCCGAAGCACCGACGCCGACGGGCACCTCGACGCCGAGCACCAACGACGTCGGCCCAACATCGACACCGACGCCTCCCGTGGACCCCGACGGAATCCCGTCTCTCGAATCACTTCTCGACTTTCCCTATGCATTCCCTTCCGCCGTCTGGCCTGCCGACGACACAGTGACCGCTGCCGACCTCGCGGGCTTCGAGCAGTCCAAGCTGGGCCCCGTGATCATCTCGTCATCGAATACGTCGGCCGGGCCTCACACGACTGTCGATGCCAAGATCACACTCGGCGACACGACGGCGTTCATCTCAGACGCCGCTGCATCTCACGATCTGAGAGCTGCGGCCACAGCGGCGAGCGACACTGCGCAAAGCGACGCTCTTGCAGCCCTCGGGGCAAAACTTGCCGTGATCGCAAGCGAATCCGGCGCGAGCAATCGCAGCATCCTGCTCACGCTTGATCGCACGTGGCCAACGAACGCCGAGCGGATGTCGTCTGTGCTGTCCACACTGGAGTCAGCCCCGGGCATCACGATGGGTTCTCTCGGCTCGCTCGAGACCTCGGATCGGGGAGACGTCAAGCTTGTCGACAAACCGCAGTCCGACGAACGGCTGTCGGCGTTCAGCCAAATCGCCTCGTTTGACGACGACATCGCTTCCTTCGCCACCGCGATTTCGGACCCTAGCCTCCTCGTCGGCCGGCATGACGCCGCCAAGCTTTCTGCGTACTCCATTGGCTGGCGCTCAGACTCCACGGATTGGGCTGCTGAGGTTGCATCATTCGAGGAGGGCACTCACGATGTGCTCACGTCGGTGACCATTGTGCAATCGAGCCCGATTTTGATGATCGCTGACCAGATTTCGATCAAGATCTCTGTGCGCAATAGCCTCGATCTTCCCGTGCACGTGGTGATGAAGGCCGCGCCAGATAATCCGAGACTCGCCGTCGAGTCGTCCGAGCTCACTGAGATTCCTGCGCAAACTCAGCAGTCCGTCGCCATTCCTGTCACGGCGAGACTGGGCAACGGCGACGTGAACCTGCGGCTCAACCTGTATACGGAAGACGGTGTATCGCTCACCAACAGTTCGACTGTTCCTGTCACCGTGCGCGCCGACTGGGAGCGCATTGGCACCATCATCCTCATAGGAGGCGTCAGTCTGCTCTTCGTGTTCGGCGTGATCCGCACCGTGCTACGTCGCCGCCGCGAGCGGGCGGCTGTCGCCACGACGTCAGACACCTCGAAGTCCGGTGACGCAGAGCACGACGACGAGACTCTGGAAGGGCGCAACGATGGCTGA
- the murJ gene encoding murein biosynthesis integral membrane protein MurJ: protein MADPEPSARDNIGRASLFLASGTIVSRILGFAKAVLLAAAIGSVGSASADAFGVANALPNQIYSIVAGGVLSAILVPTIVRAIVGEDRGRAYINKLLTVALVLLVAVTLVVTLAAPFIINLYLSSGDIDPAARALATAFAYWCLPQVLFYGLYSLLGEILNAHKLFGPFTWAPAVNNVIAMAGLIAFMMIFGADAAGSRLVTEWSPDMILLLAGSATAGIVAQALILFLFWRRIGLSYRPDFRWRGIGLRATGKLAGWTFASLLLTQLGGLVQTNVAFLAAGHGASTATLQASWLIIMLPHSVIAVSVATAYFTRMAEHVHAGRVERMKEDVARAARQITLLIVLAGAVIAVVALPFSSLFTGTLGQAGQMAMVILAYMGDLLPFTLLFVVQRTFFALGDTRTPFLSTVVQATVFIALCLLCSMLPPEWIGVGLAASISVAGVVQLIVGYLLLRRKIGGLGARPVLLAILRFVLAALPAAAVGWLITWLLGATTEGGFAVGSALGAIATMAIVGTAMAAVYFGILILTRTPDLKGALAPLRRRLGR from the coding sequence ATGGCTGATCCCGAGCCGAGCGCTCGCGACAACATTGGCCGTGCCAGCCTGTTTTTGGCCTCGGGCACCATTGTCAGCCGCATTCTTGGGTTCGCCAAGGCCGTGCTGCTCGCCGCGGCGATCGGCAGCGTCGGCAGCGCGAGCGCCGACGCGTTCGGCGTCGCCAACGCGCTGCCGAATCAGATCTACTCGATCGTCGCCGGAGGAGTTCTCAGCGCCATTCTCGTACCCACGATCGTGCGGGCGATCGTGGGGGAGGACCGCGGACGGGCGTACATTAACAAGCTGCTGACCGTTGCGCTCGTACTGCTCGTCGCCGTGACCCTTGTCGTCACACTCGCGGCTCCATTCATCATCAACCTGTACCTGAGCAGCGGGGATATCGATCCCGCTGCACGGGCTCTCGCCACAGCGTTCGCCTACTGGTGTCTTCCCCAGGTGCTGTTTTACGGACTCTACTCACTGCTCGGCGAGATTCTCAACGCACACAAGCTCTTCGGCCCGTTCACCTGGGCACCAGCGGTCAATAATGTCATCGCAATGGCAGGGCTCATCGCCTTTATGATGATTTTCGGGGCGGATGCCGCGGGATCACGTCTTGTCACCGAGTGGTCTCCCGACATGATTCTTCTGCTGGCTGGTTCGGCGACCGCCGGGATCGTCGCGCAGGCATTGATTCTCTTCCTTTTCTGGCGCCGCATCGGTCTTTCATATCGCCCCGACTTCCGTTGGCGAGGAATCGGTCTGCGCGCGACGGGTAAGCTCGCCGGTTGGACGTTCGCGTCGCTTCTTCTCACGCAGTTGGGCGGTCTCGTTCAGACGAACGTGGCATTCCTCGCGGCTGGACACGGAGCGTCAACGGCGACGCTTCAGGCGTCGTGGCTCATCATTATGCTGCCGCACTCGGTGATCGCCGTTTCGGTGGCGACAGCCTACTTCACGCGTATGGCGGAGCACGTGCACGCGGGGAGAGTCGAACGTATGAAGGAGGATGTGGCGCGCGCCGCGCGACAGATCACGCTGCTCATCGTGCTCGCCGGAGCTGTTATCGCCGTTGTCGCATTGCCCTTCTCAAGTCTTTTCACAGGCACTCTCGGCCAGGCAGGCCAGATGGCAATGGTGATTCTCGCCTATATGGGCGACCTGCTTCCCTTCACGCTGCTGTTTGTCGTTCAACGCACGTTCTTCGCCCTCGGAGACACCCGCACGCCGTTTCTCTCCACCGTCGTGCAGGCCACGGTGTTTATCGCACTCTGCCTGTTGTGCTCGATGCTCCCGCCCGAATGGATCGGCGTTGGGCTCGCAGCATCCATCTCGGTCGCCGGCGTCGTTCAGCTGATCGTCGGTTACCTCTTGCTGAGGCGCAAGATCGGCGGGCTCGGTGCCCGACCCGTTCTGCTCGCCATTCTCAGGTTCGTGTTGGCAGCGCTCCCCGCCGCGGCCGTGGGCTGGCTCATCACCTGGCTGCTCGGGGCCACGACCGAAGGCGGCTTCGCCGTCGGCTCAGCTCTCGGTGCGATCGCCACGATGGCCATCGTCGGAACAGCCATGGCCGCCGTCTACTTCGGCATCCTCATTCTCACGCGCACCCCAGACCTCAAGGGCGCTCTCGCCCCACTGCGCCGTCGCCTCGGTCGATGA
- the trxB gene encoding thioredoxin-disulfide reductase → MHNVIIIGSGPAGYTAAIYAARAELEPIVIASSVEAGGELMNTTDVENFPGFPEGILGPDLMAKMQAQAERFGTKVVYDDVDSIQLDGPVKTVKTMLGDTYEARSVIIATGSAYRKIGISDEERLSGRGVSWCATCDGFFFKGKTIAVVGGGDSAMEEATFLTRFAEKVYLVHRRDSLRASKIMQERAFTNPKIEFVWNNEVVGITGEDAVTGLTLRNTTDGTESKLDVQGLFVAIGNDPRTHLVHGQLDLTPDGTIAVDGRSSKTNVPGVFAAGDVIDPTYRQAATAAGSGTVAALDAEHYLAALDEAGEPDTGADQLAGHVA, encoded by the coding sequence GTGCACAACGTCATCATCATCGGGTCCGGCCCCGCCGGATACACCGCGGCGATCTACGCGGCGCGCGCAGAACTCGAGCCGATCGTTATCGCCAGCTCCGTCGAGGCTGGCGGAGAACTCATGAACACGACAGATGTCGAGAACTTCCCTGGCTTTCCCGAGGGCATCCTCGGGCCCGACCTCATGGCCAAGATGCAGGCTCAAGCCGAGCGATTCGGAACAAAGGTCGTCTACGACGACGTCGACAGCATTCAGCTCGACGGCCCCGTGAAGACGGTGAAGACCATGCTGGGCGACACTTACGAAGCACGCTCCGTGATCATCGCAACGGGCTCTGCGTACCGCAAGATCGGCATCAGCGACGAAGAGCGCCTGTCGGGCCGCGGCGTCAGTTGGTGCGCCACATGCGACGGCTTCTTCTTCAAGGGCAAGACGATCGCCGTCGTCGGCGGCGGCGACTCCGCCATGGAAGAGGCGACCTTCCTCACCCGCTTCGCTGAGAAGGTCTACCTCGTCCACCGCCGTGACTCACTCCGGGCCTCCAAGATCATGCAGGAGCGGGCTTTTACAAACCCCAAGATCGAGTTCGTGTGGAACAACGAGGTTGTCGGCATCACGGGCGAGGATGCTGTCACAGGGCTCACGCTGCGCAACACCACAGACGGCACCGAGTCGAAGCTTGACGTTCAGGGACTCTTCGTCGCCATCGGTAACGACCCCCGCACCCACCTCGTGCACGGTCAACTCGACCTCACGCCAGATGGCACGATCGCCGTTGACGGCCGCTCATCGAAGACGAACGTTCCCGGTGTGTTCGCGGCCGGCGATGTCATCGACCCGACATACCGCCAGGCCGCGACGGCAGCGGGTAGCGGAACCGTCGCCGCGCTCGACGCGGAGCACTACCTCGCCGCTTTAGATGAAGCCGGTGAACCAGACACCGGGGCCGACCAACTCGCCGGTCACGTCGCCTGA
- the trxA gene encoding thioredoxin: MTARNVTEQTFEAEVLKSDKPVLVDFWAEWCGPCRMVSPILDEIATENSEKIDIVKVNVDENPNLAMKYQITSIPAMKVFKAGEVATSIVGAKPKPALEADLAAYLS, encoded by the coding sequence ATGACCGCTCGCAACGTAACCGAGCAGACTTTCGAGGCCGAGGTCTTGAAGTCGGATAAGCCCGTTCTCGTAGATTTCTGGGCCGAATGGTGCGGACCGTGCCGCATGGTTTCGCCGATTCTCGACGAGATAGCCACGGAGAACAGCGAGAAGATCGACATCGTCAAGGTGAACGTCGATGAGAACCCCAACCTGGCGATGAAGTACCAGATCACCTCGATTCCTGCCATGAAGGTATTCAAGGCCGGTGAGGTTGCGACGTCGATCGTCGGAGCGAAACCGAAGCCTGCTCTCGAAGCCGACCTCGCCGCCTACCTGTCGTAG
- a CDS encoding PLP-dependent aminotransferase family protein has translation MTQQGRPSSPGNNLDPWYSSYAARAAGLAASEVRALFAVASRPEVVSLAGGMPYVSALPEDLVTGAMDRVMREQGPTALQYGSGQGVPALREQILDVMALEGISARASDVVVTTGSQHALELFSKLFLDPGDVVISEGPSYVTAMVIFKSYQAEVSHVPMDAEGLQPEALRQRIAALKAEGKRIKFLYTIPTFHNPAGVTLAESRRAEILEIAKQNDILVLEDNPYGLLYFDKEPPQALRSLDEDGVVYLGTFSKTLAPGFRVGWALAPHAIREKLILANEAAILCPSSFSQLVISEYLSSADWKGQIETFRGVYRERKQTMISALEEHLPTCAWTNPAGGFYVWLTLPEGLDSKAMLPRAVKELVAYTPGTAFYGDGGGAQNMRLSFCYPTPKQIRVGIRRLANVINGEVDLLQTFGGSGSLSARTGERTYNAPPPDMS, from the coding sequence GTGACACAACAAGGCCGACCCAGTTCACCCGGAAACAACCTCGATCCCTGGTACTCCAGCTACGCCGCGCGCGCAGCCGGCCTCGCCGCGAGCGAAGTTCGGGCCTTGTTCGCGGTGGCCTCCCGACCTGAAGTCGTCTCTCTCGCCGGTGGGATGCCTTACGTCTCGGCGCTTCCTGAAGACCTCGTCACCGGTGCAATGGATCGCGTGATGCGCGAGCAGGGTCCCACCGCGTTGCAATATGGCTCTGGGCAGGGCGTGCCTGCTCTACGAGAGCAGATTCTCGACGTCATGGCCCTTGAGGGCATCTCGGCCAGGGCTTCTGACGTGGTCGTGACCACGGGCAGTCAGCACGCGCTTGAGCTGTTCAGCAAGCTGTTTCTCGACCCCGGTGACGTGGTGATCTCTGAGGGTCCGAGCTACGTCACGGCAATGGTGATCTTCAAGAGCTACCAGGCCGAGGTTTCACATGTTCCCATGGACGCCGAGGGGCTCCAGCCCGAAGCTCTCAGACAGCGGATCGCAGCGCTCAAAGCCGAGGGCAAGCGCATCAAGTTTCTCTATACGATCCCTACGTTTCACAATCCCGCAGGAGTCACGCTCGCAGAAAGCAGGCGGGCCGAGATTCTCGAGATCGCCAAGCAGAACGATATTCTCGTGCTCGAGGACAACCCGTACGGTCTTCTGTACTTCGACAAGGAGCCCCCGCAGGCACTGCGCTCGCTCGATGAGGATGGCGTCGTCTATCTCGGCACGTTCTCCAAGACCCTCGCTCCAGGTTTCCGCGTTGGCTGGGCACTGGCACCGCATGCAATTCGGGAGAAGCTGATTCTTGCAAATGAAGCGGCGATTCTGTGCCCGTCATCGTTCAGTCAGCTCGTGATCTCCGAGTATTTGTCGAGTGCCGATTGGAAGGGTCAGATCGAAACCTTCCGCGGTGTCTATCGTGAGCGCAAGCAGACGATGATCTCGGCACTCGAAGAGCATCTGCCCACCTGCGCGTGGACGAACCCGGCCGGTGGATTCTACGTGTGGCTGACGCTTCCCGAGGGTCTCGATTCGAAGGCAATGCTCCCTCGCGCTGTGAAGGAGCTTGTTGCCTACACTCCGGGGACTGCCTTCTATGGTGACGGGGGAGGAGCACAGAATATGCGCCTCTCGTTCTGTTACCCCACTCCAAAGCAGATCCGCGTTGGCATCAGACGACTCGCAAATGTCATCAACGGGGAAGTTGATCTGCTGCAGACGTTCGGCGGGTCGGGCTCGCTTTCTGCACGCACCGGAGAGCGAACGTATAACGCGCCCCCACCAGACATGTCGTGA
- a CDS encoding D-alanine--D-alanine ligase family protein has translation MTENSALDITVLAGGISHERDVSLRSGARLSDELRRAGHRVTVREPNATLFADIADNAPDVVWPALHGASGEDGALQALLRARDIRYVGSHSEAAGLAWFKPTAKVLVDRAGYATPKWLSLPQETFRELGAGGVLGEVLAGIGTPAVVKPAQGGSAQGVTIVDDSRALPRAMVNAYTYSDTALVERKIDGIELAIAVIDSGSGPQALPAVEIEPVSGVYSFEARYNAGETMFYAPARISEHVASRASETAVAIHELLGLRHISRIDVIVDAEGTVWFLEANMLPGLTETSLVPQAIEAAGLTLSSVYSGLVSQALSD, from the coding sequence ATGACGGAAAACTCCGCACTCGACATTACAGTTCTCGCTGGCGGCATCTCCCACGAGCGCGATGTCTCCCTTCGTTCCGGAGCGCGCCTGTCTGACGAACTTCGCCGCGCGGGCCATCGTGTGACAGTGCGCGAGCCCAACGCAACGCTGTTCGCAGACATCGCTGACAACGCTCCCGATGTCGTATGGCCAGCATTGCACGGCGCCAGCGGCGAAGACGGGGCGCTGCAAGCACTGCTGCGTGCCCGCGACATCCGGTATGTAGGTTCTCATTCCGAAGCGGCTGGTCTCGCGTGGTTCAAGCCCACCGCGAAGGTGCTCGTTGATCGCGCCGGGTACGCGACACCGAAGTGGCTGTCCCTTCCTCAGGAAACATTCCGAGAACTCGGGGCCGGGGGAGTGTTGGGCGAGGTACTCGCTGGCATCGGGACTCCCGCCGTCGTCAAACCCGCCCAGGGTGGCTCTGCGCAGGGCGTGACGATCGTCGACGATTCACGTGCTCTGCCTCGCGCCATGGTCAACGCGTACACCTACTCAGACACGGCTCTTGTCGAGCGGAAGATCGATGGCATTGAGCTTGCGATTGCCGTGATCGACTCGGGGAGCGGCCCACAAGCTCTCCCCGCTGTCGAGATTGAGCCCGTATCGGGTGTGTACAGCTTTGAGGCTCGGTACAACGCGGGCGAGACGATGTTTTACGCTCCCGCCCGCATCAGTGAACACGTGGCCTCTCGTGCATCGGAGACAGCGGTTGCGATTCACGAGTTGCTTGGGTTGCGACACATTTCTCGCATCGACGTCATTGTGGATGCCGAGGGCACCGTGTGGTTTCTTGAGGCGAACATGCTGCCAGGTCTGACCGAGACGTCGCTCGTTCCGCAGGCGATTGAGGCGGCCGGCCTCACGCTCAGTTCTGTCTACAGTGGCCTGGTGTCACAGGCGCTCAGTGACTAA
- a CDS encoding ParB/RepB/Spo0J family partition protein — MATRRTGLGRGIGALIPTQSEGASTERPVDVFFPDSARTIAVDIPTPDTAPASTQSDLRAVPGAQLVALDPNDIIPNANQPRRNFDPDDLAELVHSIREFGVLQPIVVRTHDADAGIYELIMGERRLRAAKEARLDSIPAVIKDTADDAMLRDALLENLHRSELNPLEEASAYQQLLEDFGITQEQLADRIGRSRPQITNTIRLLRLPTDVQTKVAAGVLSAGHARTILSVGEPELMAQLAGKIINEDLSVRAAEEAAKRMTASKRPKAKPGTRRGQLDSVGERLGDRLNTRVKVTLGAKKGQIVVDFATIGDLNRILGEIGEDPYSG, encoded by the coding sequence ATGGCAACTCGACGAACAGGCCTGGGCCGCGGTATCGGCGCGCTGATCCCAACACAGTCGGAGGGCGCATCGACGGAGCGCCCCGTGGACGTCTTCTTCCCTGATTCAGCGCGGACCATCGCAGTGGACATCCCCACGCCCGACACCGCCCCCGCGTCAACTCAGTCGGACTTGAGGGCAGTGCCTGGTGCCCAGCTGGTCGCGCTGGACCCGAACGACATCATTCCGAACGCGAACCAGCCGCGACGCAACTTCGATCCGGACGACCTTGCCGAACTGGTCCACAGCATCAGAGAATTCGGTGTGCTGCAGCCGATCGTCGTCAGAACTCATGACGCCGACGCCGGAATCTACGAACTCATCATGGGTGAACGGCGCCTGAGAGCCGCAAAAGAAGCACGGCTCGACAGCATCCCCGCCGTCATAAAAGACACAGCGGACGATGCAATGTTGCGCGACGCGCTGCTGGAGAACCTGCACCGTTCAGAACTGAATCCACTAGAGGAAGCGTCTGCTTACCAGCAGCTCCTTGAGGACTTCGGGATCACGCAGGAGCAGCTCGCTGACCGCATCGGACGCTCCCGCCCCCAGATAACGAACACCATTCGACTGCTTCGGCTGCCGACAGACGTGCAGACGAAGGTGGCGGCAGGCGTGCTCAGTGCGGGTCACGCGCGCACAATCCTCTCGGTCGGCGAACCTGAACTCATGGCGCAGTTGGCAGGTAAGATCATCAATGAAGATCTCTCCGTTCGCGCTGCTGAAGAGGCTGCAAAACGCATGACGGCGAGTAAGCGTCCGAAGGCGAAGCCCGGTACTCGCCGCGGACAGCTTGATTCGGTAGGTGAACGACTGGGAGATCGCCTCAACACACGAGTGAAAGTTACACTCGGTGCAAAGAAAGGCCAGATCGTCGTGGATTTCGCGACAATAGGCGACCTCAACCGCATCCTCGGCGAAATCGGTGAAGACCCATACAGTGGCTAA
- a CDS encoding ParA family protein, which yields MTEVSFDASTPLARDLAALTERRKVLANVNVQRPESTRIFTISNQKGGVGKTTTTVNIAAAFAKHGLKVLVIDLDPQGNASTALGVDHTSEVPSVYDVLIDDFPLEDVIQKSPEFDQLYCVPSTIHLAGAEIELVSQVAREHRLRTALDDFVKRARANDTSWDYIFIDCPPSLGLLTINGFVAATEVLIPIQCEYYALEGLSQLLNSIQLIQKHLNPVLHLSTILLTMFDSRTNLANQVAEDVRAHFPNEVLSAVIPRAVRISEAPSFGQSVISHDPSGIGAISYLEAAAEIAGRASNQKKERN from the coding sequence ATGACGGAGGTCTCGTTTGACGCGTCCACTCCCCTCGCTCGTGACCTCGCCGCGCTGACCGAACGCCGGAAGGTCCTGGCGAACGTCAACGTGCAGCGTCCCGAAAGCACGCGAATCTTCACGATCTCGAACCAAAAGGGCGGAGTGGGAAAGACCACGACGACCGTTAATATCGCCGCCGCATTCGCCAAGCATGGGCTCAAAGTCCTCGTGATCGACCTTGACCCTCAAGGGAACGCATCGACCGCGCTCGGTGTAGATCACACGTCAGAGGTTCCCAGCGTCTACGACGTCCTCATCGATGACTTTCCGTTGGAGGACGTCATTCAAAAGAGCCCCGAATTTGACCAGCTCTATTGCGTCCCGTCAACGATCCATCTAGCTGGCGCAGAGATAGAACTGGTTTCTCAGGTTGCGCGCGAACATCGCCTGCGCACCGCACTCGATGACTTCGTCAAGCGAGCACGGGCGAACGATACGTCATGGGACTACATCTTCATCGATTGCCCGCCATCACTCGGGCTTCTGACGATCAACGGCTTTGTTGCGGCAACAGAAGTGCTCATTCCGATTCAGTGCGAGTACTACGCGCTCGAGGGCCTGAGTCAGCTCCTCAACAGCATCCAGCTCATTCAGAAACACCTGAACCCCGTGCTGCATCTCTCCACGATTCTCCTGACGATGTTTGATTCCCGCACGAACCTTGCAAACCAGGTTGCAGAGGACGTTCGTGCGCACTTTCCCAATGAGGTTCTAAGCGCCGTCATTCCTCGCGCCGTGCGAATTTCGGAAGCGCCGAGCTTTGGGCAGTCAGTGATCAGTCATGATCCCAGTGGCATCGGGGCTATCTCATACCTAGAAGCGGCGGCGGAGATCGCCGGTCGGGCATCGAATCAGAAGAAGGAACGCAACTAA